Proteins encoded within one genomic window of Triticum aestivum cultivar Chinese Spring chromosome 2D, IWGSC CS RefSeq v2.1, whole genome shotgun sequence:
- the LOC123050923 gene encoding protein YIF1B-B, translating into MYDNYRNPHPPGMQMPPPNPQPGPYDNPLYGASSGLIKTGLGVYGEKFLGSSSEFMQSNISRYFSNPQYYFHVNDQYVRNKLKVILFPFLHRGHWTRISEPVGGRLSYKPPMYDINAPDLYIPFMAFGTFIILAGFTLGFMGKFTPEAINLQFTRGLIGWGLQIVFLKGLLYSMGGGEVPLLDLVAYSGYLFAGLSLAIVARLLWAYSYYVMMPWMSLCMGIFLVRTMKRVIFTEMRGSERHSTRQHYFLLFMAIVQFPLFFWLGSIGA; encoded by the exons ATGTATGATAACTACAGAAATCCTCATCCTCCCGGGATGCAGATGCCCCCACCAAACCCTCAGCCTGGCCCTTACGACAATCCATTGTATGGTGCCAGCTCGGGTCTGATTAAAACTGGGTTAGGAGTATACGGGGAGAAGTTCCTCGGCTCCAGTTCAGAATTCATGCAGAGCAAT ATCAGTAGATACTTCTCCAACCCACAGTACTACTTCCATGTGAATGATCAGTATGTCAGGAACAAGTTGAAAGTCATACTGTTCCCGTTCCTTCACAGG GGGCACTGGACTCGGATAAGTGAGCCTGTGGGTGGCCGGCTGTCGTACAAACCTCCAATGTACGACATAAATGCGCCAGATCTGTACATCCCTTTCATGGCGTTCGGCACCTTCATTATTCTAGCAGGCTTCACACTAGGCTTCATGGGGAA GTTCACTCCAGAAGCCATAAACCTTCAGTTCACAAGAGGGCTGATTGGATGGGGCCTACAGATCGTGTTCCTAAAAGGGCTGCTCTACTCGATGGGCGGAGGCGAGGTGCCGCTGCTCGACCTGGTGGCCTACAGCGGGTACCTGTTCGCGGGGCTCTCCCTGGCCATCGTCGCCCGGCTCCTATGGGCCTACTCATACTATGTGATGATGCCGTGGATGAGCCTGTGCATGGGGATCTTCTTGGTGAGGACGATGAAGCGGGTCATCTTCACGGAGATGCGGGGCAGCGAGAGGCACTCGACGCGGCAGCACTACTTCCTGCTCTTCATGGCCATCGTGCAGTTCCCCCTCTTCTTCTGGCTCGGCAGCATAGGCGCATGA
- the LOC123050924 gene encoding ATG8-interacting protein 1 encodes MSDSEKEVPVEVEGATRGADWEVVTLTASTYAAAPSGPEGGAEGRRLGDDNDGRGSSSTLLMSDHFVFPPSEHENLPIETALLEPQESTSVEDAGFKNVGGGYDDGSETVKYYDEGKSLSVRDAEMMMGDVAEFHAEDDARGYVVHDDDDDSQDKSDVPPQDSSSSSSKGRGSGAPCQCWLKKHMSCLYDQAKDTNHLWGAVVVAALVGLVILWRKDKLHMSCLKWRSRSAVS; translated from the exons ATGTCTGACAGCGAGAAAGAAGTGCCAGTGGAGGTCGAAGGCGCGACCCGGGGGGCCGACTGGGAGGTGGTCACGCTCACAGCCTCCACCTACGCGGCTGCGCCCAGCGGACCAGAAGGAGGAGCAGAGGGCAGGAGGCtcggcgacgacaacgacggccGGGGCTCGTCCAGCACGCTGCTCATGTCGGACCACTTCGTGTTCCCCCCCAGCGAGCACGAGAACCTGCCCATAGAGACCGCCCTGCTCGAGCCTCAGGAAAGCACCAGCGTGGAAGATGCCGGCTTCAAGAATGTTGGTGGAGGCTACGATGATGGGTCCGAGACTGTCAAGTACTATGACGAGGGGAAGAGCCTGTCGGTACGTGATGCCGAGATGATGATGGGTGATGTGGCTGAGTTCCACGCAGAAGATGACGCACGCGGTTACGTtgtccatgatgatgatgatgattcccAGGACAAGTCTGATGTGCCTCCTcaggacagcagcagcagcagcagcaagggccgCGGCTCTGGTGCCCCCTGCCAGTGCTGGTTGAAGAAGCACATGTCATGCCTGTATGACCAAGCTAAGGACACTAATCATCTCTGGGGTGCGGTGGTCGTGGCTGCCCTGGTTGGCCTTGTCATCTTGTGGCGCAAAGACAAGTTGCACATGAGCTGCCTTAAATGGCGCTCTCGCTCGGCAGTCAG TTGA
- the LOC123048094 gene encoding mitochondrial inner membrane protease subunit 2 isoform X1: protein MAWAALRPVVKACIGGSLIGITVSDRYFSVAAVHGGSMRPTLDGTTADGREYAVVKRSPLYDYSRGEVVVFVSPADHRSRTIKRLIGLPGDWISVPDKEEIRQIPEGHCWVEGDNGSASWDSRSYGPVPLGLVQGRVTHVVWPPSKMGRVDKRVPPEGRVMPQRNL, encoded by the exons ATGGCGTGGGCGGCGCTGAGGCCGGTGGTGAAGGCGTGCATCGGCGGCTCCCTCATCGGCATCACCGTCTCCGACCGCTACTtctccgtcgccgccgtccacggcGGCTCCATGCGCCCCACCTTGGACGGCACCACAGCAG ACGGACGCGAGTACGCGGTGGTGAAGCGGAGCCCCCTCTACGACTACTCCCGCGGCGAGGTCGTCGTCTTCGT GTCGCCGGCGGACCACCGGAGCAGGACGATCAAGAGGCTGATTGGGCTGCCCGGCGACTGGATCAGCGTCCCGGACAAGGAGGAGATCCGGCAGATTCCGGAGGGCCACTGCTGGGTGGAAGGGGACAATGGCAGCGCCAGCTGGGACTCGAGATCCTACGGCCCT GTGCCGCTTGGTCTGGTGCAGGGGAGGGTGACACACGTGGTGTGGCCACCCAGCAAGATGGGCCGCGTCGACAAGAGGGTGCCGCCGGAAGGAAGGGTCATGCCGCAGCGAAATCTCTAG
- the LOC123048094 gene encoding mitochondrial inner membrane protease subunit 2 isoform X2 produces the protein MAWAALRPVVKACIGGSLIGITVSDRYFSVAAVHGGSMRPTLDGTTDGREYAVVKRSPLYDYSRGEVVVFVSPADHRSRTIKRLIGLPGDWISVPDKEEIRQIPEGHCWVEGDNGSASWDSRSYGPVPLGLVQGRVTHVVWPPSKMGRVDKRVPPEGRVMPQRNL, from the exons ATGGCGTGGGCGGCGCTGAGGCCGGTGGTGAAGGCGTGCATCGGCGGCTCCCTCATCGGCATCACCGTCTCCGACCGCTACTtctccgtcgccgccgtccacggcGGCTCCATGCGCCCCACCTTGGACGGCACCA CAGACGGACGCGAGTACGCGGTGGTGAAGCGGAGCCCCCTCTACGACTACTCCCGCGGCGAGGTCGTCGTCTTCGT GTCGCCGGCGGACCACCGGAGCAGGACGATCAAGAGGCTGATTGGGCTGCCCGGCGACTGGATCAGCGTCCCGGACAAGGAGGAGATCCGGCAGATTCCGGAGGGCCACTGCTGGGTGGAAGGGGACAATGGCAGCGCCAGCTGGGACTCGAGATCCTACGGCCCT GTGCCGCTTGGTCTGGTGCAGGGGAGGGTGACACACGTGGTGTGGCCACCCAGCAAGATGGGCCGCGTCGACAAGAGGGTGCCGCCGGAAGGAAGGGTCATGCCGCAGCGAAATCTCTAG